The genomic region AAATTATGCCGTACTAATAATGTTTCCGTTGAATTCTTTCCGTTTCATTTTCTTGTGAAGGATCTCAAAACGGGGGTGTCTCGGGGAGAACATAAATGATGTTTACTACATCAACTGCCTGAATCCTAGTCCTCAAGTCAATTCTGCAGTTTCGACTTCACCAATCCAATGGCATCACAAACTTGGACATCCTTACCCATGGATGGTGCTAAGGTGGTCACCACACACTCTCAAACCCTCACACTTGCTTGACGATGGTACTCCACGGGTTGATCCAACTCCATATAGACGGCTCGTTGCAATACCTTGCTTTCACACAACCCGACATCTCATTTGCGGTCAGTCAATCGACTATCACAATTCATGCACTCTCCGTCCCAAACACATTGGCAAGCTCTCAAGCAGCTTCTTCGTCAATCGACTACTAGTATGGAATGAGAATTATAGAGCCAAAATAGCTTGTGTAACTTCACAGAATACCAGTGGGTgaattcaaaaaaataaataaaacagaagagagagagaggttCTTACGATATTAGGGTTTTTAGCCATGGGAGCACCAACCAATGCAGCAGTATGAACTAAATGGTATAGAGAAGCAGTGTTCCACACCTGTCAGACAGACAGACAATATAGTTAAGGTTCCATAAACACAAACAAAGTAAATGAAATTCAAAGAAAGTAAAACACCTCTTTGTAAGATGGATTGGTGGGTTTGAAACCATGAGCCCCATATGTGCCTAATCCAAGGGCTGCCATtcctgttttatttttttttttcaaatggatttaacaataataataatgggATGGGATGGATGATTGAAAACAACAAATTGGATGCCAAAAACTTACCAGATATTGCAGCAACTTTGTGCCAAATTAGAGGATTCATCCTCACACACCAAATGTTCTGAAAACTTGTGCGAAGATCAAATTCAAGACTTTACTGATTGATTGATTCTATGGTGAGGAAACACACAAcgtcaagaagaagaagaataaatTACACTATGATACCCATAGTCTTTGGATTCATACTATTACCACAATAGGTTTTCAAAACATATATGAAAACCAGGGATAAttgatcaaaatatattaaactaggttataaccccgtgtattacacgggttaagtagataaaaaaatcaaatagttaataacgaatatttaacaattataaaacgatatttttaaGACGCTTTTCTGATATCCAAACAAAATTATGTGTAATGTATGATAAAAAtttgtgatgtttgtcaagtttataaatatgaaaGCATTTGAACCATCGATTAGACGACAGACTGTATCATCGACTTTCTCACGAGTTTTAACAGTCATGTGAACATACATTTAATAACCCAAGTTTATTTAAATAATAGTGGTCTTAATTTATTAGTTCTAAAAAAATGTTGAAATGTCCAGATTAGGCATATAGCAATTATCCAATTAGATAAACTTATGATAAATGTAAatttaagagtaaaatgcacggatagtccctgtggttttgtaaaataacacctatagtccccaacttttgtaAAATGCATGAAGAAGGCGTGTATCGATGAGGAGTTGGAGGTGGTGAGGGCGAGGGTGGGGTGGGGCCACTTGAGTTAACTTTAtcctttaatattttaatatttttaatataGTAAGGGCATTAAGGTCATTTCACActcacttaactgagaaaactgacccccatccactccagggactatccgagtgacaaactgtcaaaccactgGGAGCACCGATGTAATTTCTAAAAGTTGGGGAATATAgatgttattttacaaaaccacaatgactatccgtgcattttactctaaatttaataatttaaattaaataataattatctacgaTTAAGGaattaagatataatttctaacctaatagttaatataaataaataataagatattttatgaaactttatcCATAATTTtttaaatgcttgaaacatattaaatttaataatttaaattaaataatctCTATCTTTAATAAAAGAACAAGGTTGGGACACATGTCCCCTCCACATTCATTTGAGACACATGTCCCCTTCTCCTTTCATTTGCTACCGTGTTCTTTATTAAGCTTGTTCACGTCTCCTTTTTTAAAACTGGGCTTTTTTTGTTTCATGTATTCCTCCAAACCCTAATCTTCTCCCTAAAATATTCAGCCGTTTCTCAATCTATTTTTTTCCTCTCAGTCAATTGTAAGATGCTTCTCCTACATCAAAGATCTATTTTTTTCTACTCTTCACCTTCATCGCAATCTAACAGGTATTTGGAGGTTCGATTTCTGTTGATTTACTTCGATTTATTTGGGGTAAAATCATTGCAAGCTTGTGTTCCACATATAAGATATATTCTCATTAGCCCACGTAAGTTCA from Helianthus annuus cultivar XRQ/B chromosome 10, HanXRQr2.0-SUNRISE, whole genome shotgun sequence harbors:
- the LOC110886039 gene encoding transmembrane protein 256 homolog, whose protein sequence is MNPLIWHKVAAISGMAALGLGTYGAHGFKPTNPSYKEVWNTASLYHLVHTAALVGAPMAKNPNIFGGLLATGIVAFSGTCYTVAFLEDRTYAKVAPLGGFAFIAAWGSLLF